ACTGTTCTGGACCATTCCCCTGGCGGCTTACACATATTTTGCTTTGATAAGTACCGGTCTGGCATTCGTGGCATCTGCTTCAATAATATTCGGTGTGGAACGATATAAGCCATTAGTAAATCGTGCATTATTCGTGGCTATTGCCGCTTTTGGAGCAGGGATAATTGCGATCATTATGGAGCTCGGTTACCCGGGGAATATCATGAACTATATCACATCTCCTAATTTGACTTCTTCCATATGGTGGGAGACGGTTATGTTGAGTGTTTTCTTCATATTCCTGCTTGTGAATTTCTGGATGGTGCAAAAAGGTAAAAAAGCCATGGTTCCAGCTGTGGTTCTGTTCATATTTGCCATAGGTTCGTCATCTACCTTAGGTGGTTCATTCGGGCTTGTGGAGTCCAGACCTGCCTTCTTCGGTGAGTTCATGCCTGTATACTTCCTGTTTACCGCATTATTGGGTGGTATAGCAGGAATAGTATTTGTGACCCTTATCTACCACAATGTCACAAGTAAAACAATACCAGAAGAACAAAAGACACAAATGAATAAAGTAGGAAGGGATATGGCCATTGTTACCGGGTTCGTCCTGATCATTTTCATATCCAGGACCATCATTAAGATGTATTCCAATTCGACCGGGTTTGCAGGATTCGAGCATATTTTTACCCACTGGCCCTATTACTTTGAACTGGGACTGGGATTGCTCCTGCCAATATTGTTGATGGCAATTCCATCAGTCCGTGCTTCTGTTAAAGGTAAGGTTATAGCATCATTCCTTGTCCTTATTGGTATATTAGCAGGCAGGATATCCCTCCTGATGTCCGGACAGGTTAACCTGACCGGTTCTGTTCCGGTTGGGCTATCTGAAATACAGACATATTCACCAACCATTTGGGAATGGCTGGTTCTGATATTCGCTATGTCTACAATGCTTCTGATTTATACTCTGGGGGAGAAGTATTTAAATTTAGAGACAACGTAATAGGCGATAGCTCTTGGTAAGTATGGGGCCCGATACGGGTCCATACCTACCATTGATTGAGATTATGAGGAGTGAAAAATGAACGAAAACGATTTTTTAATTCATGAAAAGGCCAGAGGTGATGTGTATAGATTTCTTTCACAGTGCTACCGTGGGCCTGACCATGACCTTATTGAAAAAGTGAACGACCTGCAAAAAGCTGCAGATATCATTGACCCTGGCACGGGAAGTATCTTCCCAAGTATTGAAAAACTCAACGAATTACTGATAGACCACTCACAGCTGTTTGTCGGGCCTTTCAAATTGCAGGCCCCCCCCTATGGCTCCGTATACCTGGAAGGGGAGAGGAAGGTCATGGGCAACTCAACCCTGGATGCGATCAGAAGATACAAAGCAGCCGGACTGGATATCTCAGACGACCACAAAGAATCACCGGACCATATTACTGTTGAACTGGAATTTATGTATTACCTCATCCATAAAGAGTTGCAGGTAATCAAACAGGCCGATATAGAAGGTACCCTGGATAACCTGAATGTGCAGGTCCGGTTCCTTCAGGACCATCTTGGCGCATGGGTGCCTGGATTTTCAGATAATATCGAACAAAATACCGGCACCGGATTTTATAAGAACCTGGCCGGGTTCACAAGAGCTTTTATTGAAAAAGACATGGCCGACCTGAGAGAAACAATAGATGGACTTTCATCGTGATGTCTATTGAAAGATCACATTGCATAGGTACAGTGATGTATTGAACTTCCCCTGAAAAGGCTGTATGTCGGACAACTAACTATATATTGGTAATTTAATATATATCTGTCATGGAAATCCCGTGACCTTTTCAACCGGGATTTCTTAATGACCAGGCAGGTTTTATACACAATGGGAACCGGTATATTTGGATTTCTTAAAGTACTTGATGGGATATCTGATAAGGATCTGGTGAATATCGATATCAAAAAATGTATACGATATCTCAATAAGCATTCATCCTGTTCAAGATGTCAGGAAAATTGTCCTACCGGTGCGATAAGACTTGATGGGCAGGATATCAGGATCGATGGCTTCTTATGTACCGGCTGTGGAATTTGTTTGAATGTTTGCCCGAACCCGGTATTTTCACTTAAGGATATTGAACCGGGAACAGTAGTTAAAGCGGCAAAAGACAGTGAATTGATAACCATATGCTGCTCTGGAAAGGGCACATCCCTTCAGGTCCCTTGCCTTGGGTTCTTGAATGAGGCTGTCCTTCTTCAGATGGCTTCAATAAATAAGGAGGTGGTGCTGAACATGTCTGCATGCCAGATGTGTGATTATTCAACAGCACGTGAAATAATCCTCGGTCACATTGATGCGGCAAATTCAGTGCTCCAGTGTTTCCTGGTGAAACGTCAGATCAAAGTAAAGGATGACGACACTGCTATTAAACCTGAACATGAATCCTTTACACGGAAATTCATCACCCATTTCTCTGATCGAAAACCCTGTTACGGATACTCCAGGCAGTCAATGTTCATTGATGCATTGAAGACATTGGGCCCTGCCAGTCTGAAGGTCATGGACGCAGGGAATCTGCCATTTGGTACTATCGAGGTCAGGTCATCCTGTAATGGATGTGGGATATGTGTTGCCGTATGCCCCATGGATGCCATAACCATTGAAAAGAATGATGATTTCCTCTTGATGTTCAAACCTTTCCTGTGTACCGGTTGCGGTCTGTGCAGCCAGCTGTGCCCGGAAGGTTCCCTATGTCCCGGAACAGATATCGACCTTGATGTTCTGTTCAGGGAAAAAACGACCAAAGTCATACAGATAAAAAGAGTGAAATGTAAAGAGTGTGCAACGTTGTTTGTTCCGTCTTACGAACAGCTGCTATGTGCTTCCTGTAAAAAGAACAAAGATATTGAAGATTCTTTTTTTTCACACAAACAGCAATGATGAATACTTGATTTTGATACACTTCGATATTGGGTGGCTATCATAGCTATCATTTGGATTTATTGCGGTGCTTGATAAAAAAACCGTTGTTTATTTCAGGTTGAGAGAAGAGGAAGGAACAGAGCCAAAGGTATTTTACATCCGGAGCTTCAGCCATTCCGGACATGTGTGAAATGCCACAAGAGCAATCCTGATGGCGGGCCGGACCTGTGTCCAAGGATAAAGGTCACCCAAAAATATTCAAGGTATGGTCCGCTATCAGGAACGGTTGGCATAACATATGAATGAGGACCTGCAAAAGGGTCCATCTTTTTTTTATATTCCAGAATTCACATTGCAATTATCCAGGAATCTTTCATTGAACACTATATTTAAATCATTCTCGCCCTTAGTTGAATGTAACATATATGATCCGCACATTCATAGCCGTAGAACTCCCGCACGACATGACAGAGGCCATCCGAACGATCCAGCAGGAGATGGATTTCAAAGGTTTGAAACTGGTAGAGCCCGACCTGGTGCACCTGACTATGAAATTCCTGGGTGACATACCGGAATCACAGGTGGAACCCATTTCCCAGGCCCTTGCCGGTATTGACTGCCCCCCGTTCCCTGCCATGATCGCAGGGGTTGGCGTGTTCCCCAAGCCTGCATACATGAAAGTGATATGGCTGGGTGCACGGGGTGAGTTCGAACATTTGCATGGGGAAGTGGAGCGTACCCTCAAAGAGTTCAGGTTCAAGAAGGACCGCGGGAAATTCACGGCTCATGCCACCCTGGCCCGGGTCAGGCATCTGGATGAGCCAACTAAGGAACATCTGGCACAGGTACTGACCGGGTTGCAGGATGTGGACCTGGGCGAGTTCACGGTCGAACACATCACAGTTAAAAAGAGCACACTAACGCCCAGGGGACCCATATACGAAACCCTGAAGAAAATCCCACTATAACAATACAAACATGACTAAAAACAACATATTGACAGAGATCCTGGGCAGAATAAAACCCACTGCGCATGAACAGCAAAGGATGCACAAAGTTGCAGACCAGATCATATCACTGGTTGACCAGGCGGCCGCTGGTTCGGGCTTACCTGATGTTTCAGGTGCGCTTGTAGGTTCTGCTGCAAGGGGAACCTGGATATCGGGTGAACATGACCTGGATATTTTCATCATGTTCCCTGAGGAAACATCCAGAGAAGAACTGAAAACCATGGGACTGAGAATTGCCAGGCAGGTGGCGTCCAATGCTGTTCGGTTTGAAGAACGTTATGCAGAGCATCCATACATTCATGCATATTTTGGCGATTTTGAGGTGGACCTTGTACCCTGCTTCAGGGTCGGGAGTGCAGCGCACATAAAATCCGCAGTTGACAGGACACCTTTCCATAATCTGTTCATTCTTGAAAGGATAAAGGGACTGGAAGATGAGGTGCTGTTGCTCAAACAGTTCATGAAAGGCGCAGGTGTGTACGGTTCAGACCTCAGGACCGGCGGGTTCTCGGGATACCTCGCAGAATTACTCATCATCCATTACGGTACGTTCGCCGGTGTACTTGAAGCTGCAGATAGCTGGAAACCCGGCATTACCATAGACATTATGGAACATGGGGACAGGAAGCATACTGACCCGCTGGTTATGGTGGACCCCACCGATCCGGGCAGGAATGTCGCAGCGGCACTGACACTGGACAGGTTTGCAGGGTTCATTGACAGGGCACGGCAATACCTGGTTCCTTCTGTAATTGAACCGCTGGAACAGTTCCTTCCTGGAATGTTGGAACAATTCTTTCCCTCTCAGGAAACACCCATGAGTGATGTGGAATTCGACTTCATTACCGGTACACGCGGGACATCCCTGGTGGCCGTGGTCTTTGACAGGCCAGATGTGGTTGAGGACGTGCTCTATCCCCAGCTGTTCATGCTGCACGGCAGTATTACAGAACTGCTGTCACGGTATGGATTCCAGGTCCTGAACAGTGATGTATGGGCTGGTGACGGGGAAGCGGCTGTAGTGCTGGAAATGGAAGTGCAGCAACTACCACCCGTAAAAAAACACCTGGGACCACCTGTCTGGGAAAAGTCCCATGCCGGAAGCTTCAAACTGAAGTACCTGCAAAATAAGGGTTTATCAGAGGTATATATCGAGAAAGGCAGGTATGTTGTGGATGTGCATCGAAAATACACGGATGTAGCCGAACTTTTACGCAATGAGCTCCATACATGCCGGTTGGGTAAACACGTGGGCAAGAATATACAAACGGGCTTCAAAGTGTTGCAGGGCAGGGAGTTACTGGAAATCGATTCTCAAAGGTTCAGGGAATTCCTTACAGGGTTTTTCCACCTGAATGCAGGTCAATAACTTTCTCTACGAGATGGCGTGTAGAGGCTGATACGTCTCTCATTTCAGTGACTTCTCCCATCTCCGGAACATCACCCATTTCACCAAGAAGGGCCCTGAATATCATGACCACCGAATCTGACAGTGCACCATAATCATACCCCCCTTCCAGTGCAAGTACCAGTTTCCCGCTACAAAGTTCTTCTGCAAGCAAACGAACCACCCCGGTCATCTGTCCAAAACCTGCAGAGGTCAGGTTCATGCCTGCCAGGGGGTCGTTCCTGTGCCCGTCCTGCCCTGCACTCACCAGAATGATGTCTGGCCTGAATTTACGGGCGGCAGGTGCCAGAATCTCATTGAACACATACAGATAATCAGCATCGTTGGCACCCCCGGGCAACGGTACATTGATAGTATATCCTCTGCCCTCCCCCACTCCAATCTCATCCACCCTTCCCGTACCCGGATAATGGGGGTACTGGTGAATGGAAAAATAGAGCACCGAACTGTCCTTGTAGAATGCCCGCTGGGTGCCGTTGCCGTGATGCACGTCCCAGTCAACGATTAGTACCTTTCCCAACCCTTTTTGTTGCGCATACCTGGCCGCTATTGCCACATTGTTGAACAGGCAAAAACCCATACTCCTGTCCGGCTCGGCGTGATGGCCAGGAGGGCGCACCAGGGCAAATACACTGTCCATCCCATCCAGGACCGCATCCACTCCCACTATAACACCGCCGGCAGCCAGCAAAGCAACCTCATACGAGCGAATACTGGTCGGTGTATCCCTGTCCAGGGCCATTTTCTTCGATGAAAAGTCCCTCACGATACGAATATGGTCAGAAGTATGTACCAGTTGTAATTGTTCAATGGAAGCATGAACCGGTTTTACAGGACTTAGCAGGTCAATAAGATGAGAATCGCCCAGGCGATTCATAATGGCCTTCAAACGCCCGGCATTTTCCGGATGCATGCCTGTATCATGCTCCAGGTAATCCTTAGAATATACAATTCCCACCTGCATGCAAGTACAAACAGCAGGATACGTAATAAATGTTACAAATCAGAGTCGGGTCAGGTCAATAAAACCTGCAAGGTTAACGACACCTATTGCGCCGACGACCTCTCCATTGCTGTCCTTGATCGGAGAAACGACGACAGGAACATCCTTATACGGACCTTTGTCTGCAAATCCGTGTATGGTCTTGCCTTCCTCCATTGCTCTCTCAAGGTAAGCCCCAGTGTAATTATAATCAAGAACCTTATTATTCTCTATCCTGATGCCTTTTTTATTCTTGCTTCTCATGGTAATAGGCAGTCCGACAGCAGAAAATATGGCCATAGCTATCGGTTCTAACTCCTGCGCCGTAGAATCCCTGGTAATTGCTATTCCGACCATTTTTTTACACCACGTTCCAGATGAAATAAACTATACTTAAAGGCTCCGAATCATCCGCGCATTTTTTCAAGGTCCATAGTACACCCGGCACCCTGTCCGATTCCCTCATCCACCCTGACATGCAGGCCGGTAATATTACCCGTAGACCCATTCTCCATAATTCCCACTGATAGTTCATGTAAGAAATACTTACAGAGGTCTTCAGCGCTGACTGAATGTATTGGCAGCAGCAATACATCATCCTGAGGCAGGACATAGTGTTTACAGCTTTTTACGATCTCCACGGTATAATGTCCGTTCTCTTCAGTTATCTTCAACCGCGGGTCATCTTTTGCAACCAGTACCCTGTGGTCAAGCCGGTCACAGATATCCTTGACAATATCTTTGAGTACCATGAAATCAATTATGAACTCCCCTGCCTGGGTTCCTTCAACACGCACGCTAACCGCATATGTATGACCGTGCAACCGCCCGCATTTCGGATGGTCAGGTATCAGATGACTGGCAGAAAATCTGAGCTTTGCCATCCAGCCATCAAGTTCAATAAACAATTTCGTATCACCAGGGAGAGGTTTAAGGGTTTCCATACCAATAAACTCTTTGTATGGCCCGAAACCAGAAAGACTATTTCTACCACAAAGCAAAGAACGAGGGGTATCGTTCCAGAGCTTCTTATAAACTGGACCAGATCAATAAAAAGCACAACGTCATCAAAGCCGGAGATTCGGTAGTGGACCTGGGCGCTGCTCCGGGGGGCTGGCTGCAAATGGCAAAAGAACTGTCTGGCGGAAGGGTTGTTGGTGTGGATCTGCAAAAGATAAAGCCCATTGATGGTGTGGAGACCATTAAAGGTGACATCACTCGAGACACTACACTTAATAAGATCGAGGAGATCATTGGCGAGCACGGGGCCGATGTGGTGATATGCGATGCGGCACCTAACCTGACCGGCAGCTGGGACCTTGACCATGGCCGCTCCATTGCCCTAAGTGAATCTGCATTAGCAATTGCAAAAAAGCTATTAAGACCGGGAGGCAACTTTGTGGTCAAGGTGTTCCAGGGAGATATGTTCAAAGATTTCCTGGATGAAGCGAAGGAGAATTTCGTGTATTTACGCTCATTTACGCCCCGAGCCTCACGCAAAGAAAGCGCTGAGATATATGTGATAGGAAAGAAGTTCCTGTCAACTTTGATCAAGAAGGGCCAGGAATATGATGTGGATATCCTGGAAATCGGTGACCAGGGGGATGGCATTACCAGGGTCGGAGATTTTGTGGTATTTGTACCGGATACGAAGCTGGGACAGCACATCAGGGTACGGATCACTGATGTGAAACCGAATTTTGCTTTTGCAGACATTATAGAAATAGGGTGACCAAAAAATCTCACAATTATTATTATCATGACAAAAGTTTAATTTCTATCAGGTACATTTAATACTATATGTCACTTCCTACATTCTGCCCAAAAACAGGTTCTGGTTCGTGTATCGGTGATAGATGCCCTGTGTATGTCACGGACTGGCGGTCCAAAGATGAATACTGCAATGTGGGTTATTATCCGGACCACGAACGCTCTTCCCAGGGCGAACCAGTAGTAGATAATTATGCATCTGCCTTTAAAGTAAATATGAAGCACAAAAGTGATGTTCATACCCGGTTGGACCTGAATTCGATGTTGCACGGATTGCAGGAATGTGAGGAAAATGCAGCCAATCCAGAGGTTGAAGTCGCAAAACCAAAAAATAAAGTACACAGAACAATGAACCTTATGAACCTGGGTGATTTGTCAGATGACTATGAAGCTCAATTTTGGGCGTAAAAGTATTGGTAGAGCGCTATAATGTGATTACTTATTATTATCGATACCAGTCCTAACAGGTCTACCCTTCCTTTTTCATTGCCATGGATATCAGTTCTGCCAGGTCCATCACAGTAATCCCGGCATCGGATAGGTTCCTGAAACATAAAGGGCATGACGTAACCACATAGTCAACACCGCCGGGAATATTATTCGTCAGTTCTTCTGTAATAAAGCCAGAGAGTTCCGGATATCCCAATCTGACACCACCCCCGCCACCGCAGCAACTGGCATTCTCCTTTGAAGCTTTCATCTCAACAAGGGTGCAGACCTTTTCAATAACGTTTCTTGGAGCATCATATATCCCGTATGTCCTGCCCAGGTGACACGGGTCATGATAGGTTACCGAGATGTCACATTGACCCAGAGATAGCTCATCAAGCCTGTCATCCAAAAACTCTGAAAAGTGCAGAACATCAAAGGCCTGGTATTGTTCCCTGAACATCGAATAACAGCCGGCACAACCAACAATTATCGTATGTGCACCTGCTTCCCTGAACAACCGGGAATTATGTTCGATCACACCTGACGCGTCCAGTCCCATCCTGAACAGTGGTGAACCACAGCACTGCTCATTCTCCAGGAATCCAACCCCGAACGTTTCCAGGATCCTGTATGTCGCCGTTGCCGTAGATGGATACCTGTATGAAGCCAGGCAGCCTGCAAAATATACATACCCGGAATCGCCGGGAACCCGGGGTGCGGTCATCCATGCGGTCCTTGCTGATTCATCGCCCAGCGAGTTTCCCGTGTTCCTGATACGCTCCTGCATTTCCAGCTGG
The DNA window shown above is from ANME-2 cluster archaeon and carries:
- a CDS encoding 6-pyruvoyl tetrahydropterin synthase family protein — encoded protein: METLKPLPGDTKLFIELDGWMAKLRFSASHLIPDHPKCGRLHGHTYAVSVRVEGTQAGEFIIDFMVLKDIVKDICDRLDHRVLVAKDDPRLKITEENGHYTVEIVKSCKHYVLPQDDVLLLPIHSVSAEDLCKYFLHELSVGIMENGSTGNITGLHVRVDEGIGQGAGCTMDLEKMRG
- a CDS encoding TRAM domain-containing protein — translated: MARNQKDYFYHKAKNEGYRSRASYKLDQINKKHNVIKAGDSVVDLGAAPGGWLQMAKELSGGRVVGVDLQKIKPIDGVETIKGDITRDTTLNKIEEIIGEHGADVVICDAAPNLTGSWDLDHGRSIALSESALAIAKKLLRPGGNFVVKVFQGDMFKDFLDEAKENFVYLRSFTPRASRKESAEIYVIGKKFLSTLIKKGQEYDVDILEIGDQGDGITRVGDFVVFVPDTKLGQHIRVRITDVKPNFAFADIIEIG
- a CDS encoding histone deacetylase: MQVGIVYSKDYLEHDTGMHPENAGRLKAIMNRLGDSHLIDLLSPVKPVHASIEQLQLVHTSDHIRIVRDFSSKKMALDRDTPTSIRSYEVALLAAGGVIVGVDAVLDGMDSVFALVRPPGHHAEPDRSMGFCLFNNVAIAARYAQQKGLGKVLIVDWDVHHGNGTQRAFYKDSSVLYFSIHQYPHYPGTGRVDEIGVGEGRGYTINVPLPGGANDADYLYVFNEILAPAARKFRPDIILVSAGQDGHRNDPLAGMNLTSAGFGQMTGVVRLLAEELCSGKLVLALEGGYDYGALSDSVVMIFRALLGEMGDVPEMGEVTEMRDVSASTRHLVEKVIDLHSGGKTL
- a CDS encoding CCA tRNA nucleotidyltransferase: MTKNNILTEILGRIKPTAHEQQRMHKVADQIISLVDQAAAGSGLPDVSGALVGSAARGTWISGEHDLDIFIMFPEETSREELKTMGLRIARQVASNAVRFEERYAEHPYIHAYFGDFEVDLVPCFRVGSAAHIKSAVDRTPFHNLFILERIKGLEDEVLLLKQFMKGAGVYGSDLRTGGFSGYLAELLIIHYGTFAGVLEAADSWKPGITIDIMEHGDRKHTDPLVMVDPTDPGRNVAAALTLDRFAGFIDRARQYLVPSVIEPLEQFLPGMLEQFFPSQETPMSDVEFDFITGTRGTSLVAVVFDRPDVVEDVLYPQLFMLHGSITELLSRYGFQVLNSDVWAGDGEAAVVLEMEVQQLPPVKKHLGPPVWEKSHAGSFKLKYLQNKGLSEVYIEKGRYVVDVHRKYTDVAELLRNELHTCRLGKHVGKNIQTGFKVLQGRELLEIDSQRFREFLTGFFHLNAGQ
- the nrfD gene encoding polysulfide reductase NrfD, whose translation is MKITKTMEAAWFGLLILAILAGLYTVLKAFQEGQVIYGGTDTLFWTIPLAAYTYFALISTGLAFVASASIIFGVERYKPLVNRALFVAIAAFGAGIIAIIMELGYPGNIMNYITSPNLTSSIWWETVMLSVFFIFLLVNFWMVQKGKKAMVPAVVLFIFAIGSSSTLGGSFGLVESRPAFFGEFMPVYFLFTALLGGIAGIVFVTLIYHNVTSKTIPEEQKTQMNKVGRDMAIVTGFVLIIFISRTIIKMYSNSTGFAGFEHIFTHWPYYFELGLGLLLPILLMAIPSVRASVKGKVIASFLVLIGILAGRISLLMSGQVNLTGSVPVGLSEIQTYSPTIWEWLVLIFAMSTMLLIYTLGEKYLNLETT
- a CDS encoding molecular chaperone TorD family protein, with the translated sequence MNENDFLIHEKARGDVYRFLSQCYRGPDHDLIEKVNDLQKAADIIDPGTGSIFPSIEKLNELLIDHSQLFVGPFKLQAPPYGSVYLEGERKVMGNSTLDAIRRYKAAGLDISDDHKESPDHITVELEFMYYLIHKELQVIKQADIEGTLDNLNVQVRFLQDHLGAWVPGFSDNIEQNTGTGFYKNLAGFTRAFIEKDMADLRETIDGLSS
- a CDS encoding DUF2111 domain-containing protein yields the protein MVGIAITRDSTAQELEPIAMAIFSAVGLPITMRSKNKKGIRIENNKVLDYNYTGAYLERAMEEGKTIHGFADKGPYKDVPVVVSPIKDSNGEVVGAIGVVNLAGFIDLTRL
- a CDS encoding 4Fe-4S dicluster domain-containing protein, yielding MGTGIFGFLKVLDGISDKDLVNIDIKKCIRYLNKHSSCSRCQENCPTGAIRLDGQDIRIDGFLCTGCGICLNVCPNPVFSLKDIEPGTVVKAAKDSELITICCSGKGTSLQVPCLGFLNEAVLLQMASINKEVVLNMSACQMCDYSTAREIILGHIDAANSVLQCFLVKRQIKVKDDDTAIKPEHESFTRKFITHFSDRKPCYGYSRQSMFIDALKTLGPASLKVMDAGNLPFGTIEVRSSCNGCGICVAVCPMDAITIEKNDDFLLMFKPFLCTGCGLCSQLCPEGSLCPGTDIDLDVLFREKTTKVIQIKRVKCKECATLFVPSYEQLLCASCKKNKDIEDSFFSHKQQ
- a CDS encoding (Fe-S)-binding protein, translated to MREYLGEIVKCVRCGRCRTVCPTQQVQGWESSGARGRMHMAMGMASGLEPSAGMVTSILTCTTCQQCVTVCPSGANPQQVTRAARRKLVGLGHATPHQLEMQERIRNTGNSLGDESARTAWMTAPRVPGDSGYVYFAGCLASYRYPSTATATYRILETFGVGFLENEQCCGSPLFRMGLDASGVIEHNSRLFREAGAHTIIVGCAGCYSMFREQYQAFDVLHFSEFLDDRLDELSLGQCDISVTYHDPCHLGRTYGIYDAPRNVIEKVCTLVEMKASKENASCCGGGGGVRLGYPELSGFITEELTNNIPGGVDYVVTSCPLCFRNLSDAGITVMDLAELISMAMKKEG
- the thpR gene encoding RNA 2',3'-cyclic phosphodiesterase → MIRTFIAVELPHDMTEAIRTIQQEMDFKGLKLVEPDLVHLTMKFLGDIPESQVEPISQALAGIDCPPFPAMIAGVGVFPKPAYMKVIWLGARGEFEHLHGEVERTLKEFRFKKDRGKFTAHATLARVRHLDEPTKEHLAQVLTGLQDVDLGEFTVEHITVKKSTLTPRGPIYETLKKIPL